From one Methylomonas paludis genomic stretch:
- a CDS encoding efflux RND transporter permease subunit translates to MAKFFINRPIVAIVIAILMVMLGLVSMLRLPIALFPDIAPPEILVTTNYTGADAVTVEQAVATPIEQQMSGVDNMNYMYSINANNGQMSLRVNFDVATDPNTDQILAQMRKSQAESQLPQDVRNFGVNVQKASSSPLVMFALYSPKGSYDNIFLANYAYININDQMTRVKGIASVSVFGAGQYAMRIWVKPDQLAKLNITIPEIISAVQAQNSVNPAGKVGGEPVPPGQEFTYAVRAQGRLQTEEEFGNIVLRAETNGSMVRLKDVGRIELGAQSYDIKGRLNGKPAALVALYQLPGSNAIEAAEGAKQAMADLKSRFPEDLDYVVALDTTLAVTEGIDEITHTLFEALVLVILVVFIFLQGWRPTLIPLLAIPVSLIGTFMLFPLLGFSINTLSLFGLVLAIGLVVDDPIVVVEAVEHYIEKGLSPKEATLKTMQEVTGPIIGTSLVLIAVFLPTVFIPGITGRLYQQFAVTVGVSVMISTFNSLSLSPALASLLLKPKVRGTGVMQKFYDGFNRQFGRANQGYVSFCSVLIRKSLISMVFLGILTVVAGGLGKSIPMSFLPDEDQGYLFAGIQLPKVASLQRTDAAAGEVEEILKNTPGVENYSTVIGYNMLSQANTTYNAFFFISLKNWAQRTKPEEQYTAIKAHLNKELSSLPEAIGFAFPPPAIPGVGTSGGLAMILEDRAGKDVAFLAENTEKFLAAAKLRPEINGVFTTGLPSVPQIFVEVDRDKVLKQGVQLSDVYKTLQAYMGSGFINYFNRFGRQWQTYIQAEGEYRKDTDALGQFYVRNSAGDNVPLSALTKIRRTEGPEFTMRYNQFRSQQISASPKPGYSGAQLMKALEEVFAETMPADMGYDYIGMSFQAKQAQQGVSPAVVFAFAIFCVFLILAALYESWSLPLSVLLGTPIAVFGAFAGLKLGNYENNLYAQIGLVMLIGLAAKNAILIVEFAKLGVDQGKSIYDASLDAARLRLRPIMMTALSFILGCLPLAAASGAGALSRQVMGYAVIGGMAAATAIAIFFIPVLFYTVETWFKPKVPANPKDQGEGHE, encoded by the coding sequence ATGGCCAAATTTTTTATTAACCGTCCCATCGTGGCGATTGTGATCGCCATTCTGATGGTGATGTTAGGACTGGTCTCGATGCTGAGATTGCCTATCGCCCTGTTTCCCGATATAGCACCACCGGAAATTCTGGTGACCACTAATTACACTGGCGCTGATGCGGTGACGGTAGAGCAAGCAGTGGCTACCCCTATTGAGCAGCAAATGTCCGGCGTGGATAACATGAATTATATGTACTCCATTAACGCCAATAATGGCCAAATGTCGCTACGGGTTAATTTTGATGTGGCGACAGACCCCAATACCGATCAGATTTTGGCGCAAATGCGTAAATCTCAGGCCGAGTCGCAATTGCCGCAGGATGTGCGCAATTTTGGCGTTAATGTGCAGAAAGCTTCATCTTCGCCATTGGTGATGTTTGCCTTATATTCACCTAAAGGCAGTTACGATAATATTTTTCTGGCCAACTACGCCTATATTAATATTAACGATCAGATGACCAGGGTAAAAGGCATTGCCAGTGTTTCGGTATTCGGCGCCGGTCAATACGCGATGCGCATCTGGGTTAAACCTGACCAGCTGGCCAAACTTAATATCACTATTCCGGAAATTATCAGTGCTGTGCAGGCCCAAAACAGCGTCAACCCGGCCGGTAAGGTGGGTGGGGAGCCGGTGCCGCCCGGACAAGAGTTTACCTATGCGGTGCGGGCTCAAGGCCGTCTGCAAACCGAGGAAGAGTTCGGCAATATCGTATTGCGTGCCGAAACCAATGGTTCTATGGTGCGCCTCAAGGATGTGGGCCGCATTGAGCTGGGCGCTCAGAGTTACGATATCAAGGGTCGCCTGAACGGTAAACCGGCGGCGTTGGTTGCCTTGTATCAATTGCCTGGTTCCAATGCGATTGAGGCGGCTGAAGGTGCCAAGCAAGCCATGGCGGATCTGAAATCACGCTTCCCGGAAGATTTGGATTATGTGGTGGCTTTGGATACCACGCTGGCGGTTACCGAAGGCATAGACGAGATTACGCACACCTTGTTCGAAGCGTTGGTGCTGGTGATTTTGGTGGTGTTCATCTTTTTGCAAGGCTGGCGACCGACGCTGATTCCGCTGCTGGCGATTCCGGTGTCTTTGATCGGCACCTTTATGCTGTTTCCTTTACTGGGTTTTTCGATCAATACTTTGTCGCTGTTCGGTCTGGTGCTGGCCATTGGTCTGGTGGTGGATGATCCCATCGTGGTGGTTGAGGCGGTTGAGCATTACATTGAAAAAGGGCTTAGCCCGAAGGAAGCCACGCTCAAAACCATGCAGGAAGTGACTGGGCCTATCATTGGTACCTCGCTGGTGTTGATTGCGGTATTTTTGCCGACGGTATTCATTCCCGGCATTACCGGGCGCTTGTATCAACAATTTGCCGTGACTGTCGGTGTGTCGGTGATGATTTCCACCTTCAATTCACTTTCCTTGAGTCCGGCCTTGGCGTCATTATTGTTGAAGCCCAAGGTGCGCGGCACTGGGGTAATGCAAAAATTCTATGACGGTTTTAACCGCCAATTTGGCCGCGCCAATCAGGGCTATGTGAGTTTTTGCTCGGTGTTGATCCGGAAAAGTTTAATCAGTATGGTGTTTCTGGGGATTTTGACTGTTGTTGCCGGTGGACTCGGCAAAAGCATACCGATGAGTTTTCTGCCCGACGAAGACCAAGGCTATTTATTCGCCGGTATTCAGTTACCCAAAGTCGCCTCTTTGCAACGCACCGATGCAGCAGCGGGCGAGGTTGAAGAAATTCTGAAAAATACCCCAGGGGTTGAAAATTACTCAACGGTAATCGGCTATAACATGCTTAGCCAGGCCAATACCACTTATAACGCTTTCTTCTTTATTTCGTTAAAGAATTGGGCGCAGCGCACTAAACCTGAGGAACAATATACGGCGATCAAAGCCCATCTCAATAAGGAGTTGTCGAGTTTGCCGGAGGCGATAGGCTTTGCCTTTCCACCGCCGGCGATACCGGGCGTGGGCACCTCGGGCGGCTTGGCCATGATACTGGAAGATAGAGCCGGTAAGGATGTGGCTTTCCTGGCTGAAAACACCGAAAAATTCCTTGCTGCCGCCAAATTACGCCCGGAAATTAATGGTGTGTTTACTACCGGCTTACCTTCGGTGCCGCAAATTTTTGTGGAGGTGGATCGGGATAAAGTTTTGAAACAAGGTGTGCAGTTGTCTGATGTGTATAAAACATTGCAAGCTTATATGGGCAGCGGTTTTATCAATTATTTCAACCGCTTTGGCCGACAATGGCAGACTTATATTCAAGCCGAAGGCGAATATCGTAAGGATACCGATGCGCTGGGCCAGTTTTATGTGCGTAATAGTGCCGGTGATAATGTGCCTTTATCCGCGTTGACTAAAATACGCAGAACCGAGGGCCCGGAATTTACCATGCGCTATAACCAGTTTCGTAGTCAGCAAATCAGCGCTTCGCCCAAGCCCGGCTATAGTGGGGCGCAGCTTATGAAAGCGCTGGAAGAGGTCTTTGCCGAAACCATGCCTGCCGATATGGGTTACGACTATATCGGTATGAGCTTCCAGGCTAAACAGGCCCAACAAGGCGTGTCGCCGGCAGTGGTATTTGCTTTTGCGATTTTTTGCGTTTTCCTGATTCTGGCCGCGCTTTATGAAAGCTGGAGCCTGCCGTTAAGCGTGTTGCTGGGGACGCCGATTGCGGTATTCGGTGCTTTTGCCGGATTGAAGCTGGGCAATTATGAGAACAATTTGTATGCCCAAATCGGTTTGGTGATGCTGATCGGCTTGGCAGCCAAAAATGCGATTCTGATCGTCGAGTTTGCTAAGCTGGGTGTCGATCAAGGTAAATCCATCTACGATGCTTCGCTGGACGCGGCCCGCTTGCGCTTACGTCCTATCATGATGACGGCTTTGTCTTTTATTCTGGGCTGTTTGCCGTTAGCCGCCGCCAGCGGCGCTGGGGCATTGTCGCGTCAGGTGATGGGTTATGCAGTGATTGGCGGTATGGCCGCAGCCACGGCGATTGCCATCTTTTTTATTCCGGTGTTGTTTTATACCGTGGAAACCTGGTTCAAACCCAAAGTGCCTGCCAACCCTAAAGACCAAGGGGAAGGCCATGAATAA
- a CDS encoding efflux RND transporter periplasmic adaptor subunit — protein MATALLTGACSKSEPPAPAPVPPPTVEVAEIVQKDVPIQREWIGSLDGMINAQILAQVSGYLVKQHYQEGQFVKKGQLLYEIDPKVFQAQLDSALANLARQEAVLKTSHLDMLRVERLLPEKAVSVRDRDNAVGHEAAAQADVLAARAAVENARLQLGFCKITAPIDGVAGMSKAQLGNLIGPGSAAELTTISQLDPIKAYIQLSEQEYLQFSRNKPDIGKYQDNLNLELILADGSTFPHPGKFFFADRQVNIKTGTIQVAILFPNPGNLLRPGQYAKVRAVVKYKPGALLVPQRAVGEMQGRWLVAVVKPDNTVELRPVVPAETIGTQWVIDKGLQAGERVIVEGIQKVRPGTTVIPQPYADVSATGER, from the coding sequence ATGGCAACTGCTTTATTGACTGGGGCTTGCTCCAAGTCCGAACCGCCGGCACCGGCTCCGGTGCCGCCGCCGACGGTTGAAGTGGCTGAGATTGTGCAAAAAGATGTGCCGATTCAAAGGGAATGGATAGGTAGTTTGGATGGCATGATCAATGCCCAAATTCTAGCCCAGGTATCGGGTTATCTGGTCAAGCAGCATTATCAAGAGGGGCAGTTTGTTAAAAAAGGCCAGCTGCTTTACGAAATTGATCCCAAAGTTTTTCAGGCGCAGTTGGATTCGGCATTAGCCAATCTGGCCCGCCAGGAAGCCGTGCTGAAAACCTCGCATCTGGATATGCTGCGTGTTGAGCGTTTGCTGCCGGAAAAAGCGGTTAGTGTGCGTGACCGCGATAACGCGGTTGGTCACGAAGCTGCCGCTCAGGCCGATGTTTTGGCGGCCAGGGCGGCTGTGGAAAATGCCCGGCTGCAATTGGGGTTTTGTAAAATCACGGCGCCTATTGATGGTGTGGCGGGTATGTCCAAGGCGCAGTTGGGTAATTTGATTGGCCCTGGCAGCGCTGCAGAATTGACTACGATTTCCCAGCTTGATCCGATTAAGGCTTATATTCAACTTAGCGAACAGGAATATCTGCAATTCTCGCGGAATAAGCCCGATATTGGTAAATATCAGGATAATCTTAATCTGGAACTGATCCTGGCTGATGGTTCCACTTTTCCGCATCCCGGAAAATTTTTCTTTGCCGACCGTCAGGTGAATATCAAAACCGGCACTATCCAGGTGGCTATCTTGTTCCCCAATCCCGGTAATTTGCTGCGTCCTGGTCAGTATGCCAAGGTGCGTGCGGTGGTTAAATATAAACCCGGCGCTTTGCTGGTGCCGCAGCGTGCTGTTGGGGAAATGCAGGGGCGCTGGCTGGTGGCTGTGGTTAAACCTGACAATACTGTGGAATTGCGTCCGGTGGTACCGGCGGAAACCATAGGTACGCAATGGGTGATTGATAAAGGCTTGCAAGCCGGTGAGCGGGTTATCGTGGAGGGTATTCAGAAAGTACGGCCGGGCACGACGGTGATCCCCCAGCCTTATGCTGATGTTTCCGCGACCGGCGAAAGGTAA
- a CDS encoding transposase has product MKTYTRYSEDFKEQALRKVYNRGNDQSIQDIAKDLNVCWQTLKTWMKKAKLHNSRDLPSKSKRPDDWRPEERLSALQKSYGLNGEDLNAWCREQGLFVHQLEQWKAEFCRQGGVSEKGEVHTLKAEIHTLERELLRKDKALAEAAALLVLQKKFRALLGGEVE; this is encoded by the coding sequence ATGAAAACATATACAAGGTATTCTGAAGACTTCAAAGAGCAAGCTCTGAGAAAAGTTTACAACCGTGGAAACGACCAATCGATTCAGGATATTGCGAAGGACTTGAACGTTTGCTGGCAAACCCTAAAAACATGGATGAAAAAAGCTAAATTGCATAACTCCCGAGATCTACCGTCGAAATCGAAACGCCCTGATGATTGGCGTCCTGAAGAACGTCTCTCAGCGTTACAGAAATCTTATGGCTTGAACGGGGAAGACTTGAATGCCTGGTGCCGTGAACAAGGGTTATTCGTTCATCAGCTTGAGCAGTGGAAAGCTGAATTCTGTCGTCAGGGTGGCGTATCTGAAAAAGGTGAAGTGCATACCCTAAAAGCGGAAATTCATACCCTGGAGCGAGAGTTGTTACGCAAAGACAAAGCCTTAGCAGAAGCCGCCGCGCTGTTGGTTCTGCAAAAAAAGTTCCGAGCGCTCTTGGGGGGAGAGGTCGAATGA
- a CDS encoding DDE-type integrase/transposase/recombinase yields the protein MTAHEERKQVIVLLNESIIAGARQAQACEVLGLSERTLQRWQTGETVHCDQRPLREYQPPHKLTVMERAEVLAVANSDEFGHLPPSQIVPRLADQGRYLASESTFYRVLRAENQLAHRRSERPAQSRTKPRALCATVPNQLYSWDITYLPSAIRGQFFYLYLFVDIFSRKIVGWQVFEEESSTLAGELLRDLCHREGIQPKQLILHSDNLNPDKPVTNSKPNTEETTQNKNAA from the coding sequence ATGACTGCCCACGAAGAGCGCAAGCAAGTAATTGTTTTACTGAATGAATCGATAATAGCGGGTGCGCGGCAAGCCCAAGCTTGTGAAGTGCTGGGTTTAAGCGAACGCACCTTGCAGCGCTGGCAGACCGGTGAGACCGTTCATTGTGATCAACGTCCATTACGTGAATATCAACCGCCGCATAAGCTTACCGTCATGGAGCGAGCCGAGGTGTTGGCTGTTGCCAATTCCGATGAATTTGGGCATCTGCCGCCGAGTCAGATCGTACCTCGGCTGGCCGATCAAGGCCGCTATCTGGCTTCTGAATCGACATTCTATCGCGTACTGCGAGCAGAAAACCAATTGGCACACCGTCGCAGTGAACGCCCTGCTCAATCCCGCACTAAACCGCGTGCCCTCTGTGCCACCGTACCTAACCAACTTTATAGCTGGGATATTACCTATCTGCCATCAGCAATCCGTGGACAGTTTTTCTATCTTTACCTGTTTGTGGATATTTTCAGCCGAAAGATCGTGGGTTGGCAGGTGTTTGAAGAGGAAAGCAGTACCTTGGCAGGCGAATTGTTACGTGACCTGTGCCATCGTGAGGGGATACAGCCCAAACAGCTGATACTGCACTCTGATAACCTTAATCCTGATAAGCCAGTGACTAACAGTAAACCTAATACAGAGGAGACAACTCAGAACAAAAATGCCGCTTAA
- a CDS encoding DUF3313 domain-containing protein translates to MNTLSFACPPKKIVWPYPLLAVCLLTLSACSSTQKVKLDSASVNCGLLGPDCSSRLVPGGDDQVGMRNIKPGVNWTQYKKVILSPVTFWGGDSTKVPVADQQALVNYFDQELLEQLGKNFTLVSEPGPGVLKLDVALTDAETAIPVLRSISILIPQAHAVSNLKYLATGTYPFVGGAQVEIRATDSVTGEVLGEGLDKRIGGGSFKTGLQWQWGDAENAIDLWSEVLSKRLAAWTSGTDKP, encoded by the coding sequence ATGAATACATTGTCTTTCGCATGCCCTCCCAAAAAAATTGTTTGGCCTTACCCTTTATTGGCAGTGTGTCTTTTGACCTTATCCGCCTGCTCCTCCACCCAAAAAGTTAAGCTCGATTCTGCCAGCGTCAACTGTGGACTGCTGGGTCCGGATTGCAGCAGCAGACTGGTTCCTGGCGGCGATGATCAAGTCGGTATGCGCAACATTAAGCCGGGTGTCAATTGGACCCAATACAAAAAAGTCATCCTTAGCCCAGTCACCTTTTGGGGTGGCGACTCAACAAAAGTCCCAGTAGCCGATCAACAAGCCCTGGTGAATTATTTCGACCAGGAATTGCTGGAACAACTGGGCAAAAACTTCACCCTGGTATCCGAGCCTGGTCCCGGCGTCCTTAAGCTTGATGTCGCACTGACCGATGCCGAAACCGCCATACCCGTACTACGCAGCATCTCCATCTTGATACCACAGGCGCACGCCGTCTCAAACCTCAAATATCTGGCCACCGGCACATATCCGTTTGTGGGTGGCGCGCAGGTGGAAATTAGAGCGACAGATTCGGTAACCGGCGAAGTATTAGGCGAAGGCTTGGATAAACGCATCGGCGGCGGTTCATTCAAAACCGGATTGCAATGGCAATGGGGTGACGCAGAAAACGCTATCGATCTGTGGAGCGAAGTGTTGAGCAAACGTTTGGCCGCCTGGACTTCCGGAACCGACAAACCCTAA
- a CDS encoding YSC84-related protein → MSLKQFVSLLLTVLSLTLFSCQSTKPTQFGARPAERLLSSDRASSPEQIDLDVTQALDSLYANQPEAKELGQKAYGILVFPNILKGGFMLGAQYGTGALRKGNTTEGYYKTVAASYGMQAGVQTFGYALFFMSQSALDYLHSSKGWEIGMGPSIVVVDAGMAKTMTTTTRKADVYSFIFDQKGMMAGLGLQGSKIYPIKP, encoded by the coding sequence ATGTCACTAAAACAGTTTGTCAGCCTGTTATTGACCGTTTTATCCCTGACTCTTTTCAGTTGCCAATCTACCAAACCCACTCAGTTCGGTGCCAGACCTGCTGAACGCTTGCTATCCTCAGACAGAGCTTCAAGCCCGGAACAAATTGATTTAGATGTTACTCAGGCTTTGGATAGTCTGTATGCCAACCAACCGGAGGCTAAAGAACTGGGGCAAAAAGCTTATGGTATTCTGGTTTTTCCTAATATCTTAAAAGGCGGTTTCATGTTGGGTGCGCAATATGGAACCGGGGCTTTGCGTAAAGGCAATACCACGGAGGGTTATTACAAAACGGTTGCCGCTTCTTATGGTATGCAGGCCGGGGTGCAAACTTTTGGCTATGCGCTGTTTTTTATGTCGCAATCGGCTCTGGATTATCTGCATAGTTCTAAGGGGTGGGAAATTGGTATGGGTCCCAGTATCGTGGTGGTTGATGCCGGTATGGCCAAAACCATGACGACTACCACCCGTAAAGCGGATGTGTATTCGTTTATTTTTGATCAGAAAGGCATGATGGCCGGCTTGGGTCTGCAGGGTTCAAAAATTTATCCGATTAAGCCTTGA
- a CDS encoding cytochrome c peroxidase has translation MKKTHILLTVFGAAALFLPLSNLIGLTGKNPVIAPIAGTSANFAAVSTILQNKCVDCHSPGMTRLPIYADLPIAKQLMADDIANASARLVISKAMYSGETGFTPLMLARLEGAIRNDAMPPALYLSMHWTDRVNETEKSTLLAWIAEQRSKLAWSADTAPALKGEPVQPLPLQLTLDPNTVALGRQLFFDKRLSGDNTLNCASCHSLAKGGTDQAKTATGIGGQVGPINSPSVYNAGYNLAQFWDGRAADLVEQAAGPVANPGEMGAEWDHVIASLNQVDSYRTAFAELYPQQGLSKAGVTQAIASFEQSLVTGNARFDQYLRGSTDSLSAQEKQGYALFKENCTSCHFGPTLGGLSFEKMGRKQNYFQLRGTALTTADNGRFNVTKQENDRQVFKVPNLRNVELTYPYFHDGSIASLDEAVKIMAQVQADKHLNQDEADSLVAFLKTLTGEYQGISLRQLRQTDLE, from the coding sequence ATGAAAAAAACTCACATCCTATTAACCGTGTTCGGCGCGGCGGCATTATTTCTGCCGCTATCCAATCTGATAGGCTTAACCGGCAAAAACCCCGTGATTGCGCCGATAGCCGGCACATCGGCCAACTTTGCCGCCGTCAGCACCATCTTACAAAACAAATGCGTAGACTGCCACTCGCCCGGTATGACCCGGCTGCCGATTTATGCCGATCTGCCGATTGCCAAACAACTGATGGCCGACGACATAGCCAATGCCTCGGCGCGACTGGTGATCAGCAAAGCCATGTATAGCGGCGAAACCGGCTTCACCCCCCTAATGCTGGCCCGGCTGGAAGGCGCAATTCGCAATGATGCCATGCCGCCGGCTTTATACCTGTCCATGCACTGGACTGATAGAGTCAACGAAACCGAAAAGTCCACCCTGCTGGCCTGGATCGCAGAGCAGCGCAGCAAACTGGCCTGGAGTGCCGATACCGCACCGGCCCTGAAAGGTGAACCGGTTCAGCCTTTACCATTGCAATTAACCCTAGACCCTAACACCGTGGCACTGGGCCGGCAGTTATTTTTTGATAAGCGCTTGTCAGGCGATAACACCCTCAATTGCGCATCCTGTCATAGTCTGGCCAAGGGCGGCACCGATCAGGCCAAAACCGCCACCGGCATTGGCGGTCAAGTGGGGCCGATCAATTCACCCAGTGTTTATAACGCCGGCTATAACCTCGCCCAATTTTGGGATGGCCGCGCCGCTGATTTGGTGGAACAAGCTGCCGGCCCGGTGGCCAATCCCGGCGAAATGGGTGCCGAATGGGATCATGTCATCGCCAGCCTCAACCAAGTTGACAGTTATCGGACCGCATTTGCCGAGCTGTATCCACAACAAGGCTTAAGCAAAGCCGGCGTCACCCAGGCCATTGCCAGCTTCGAGCAATCACTGGTCACCGGCAACGCCCGCTTTGACCAATACTTGCGCGGCAGCACCGACAGCTTATCGGCCCAAGAAAAACAAGGCTACGCCCTGTTTAAAGAAAACTGCACATCCTGTCACTTTGGCCCCACCCTGGGCGGGCTTTCATTTGAAAAAATGGGCCGCAAACAAAACTACTTTCAATTGCGCGGAACCGCCTTGACTACAGCCGATAATGGCCGCTTCAATGTCACCAAACAGGAAAATGACCGCCAAGTATTCAAAGTGCCTAACCTGCGCAATGTGGAGCTGACCTATCCATACTTCCATGACGGCAGCATCGCCTCACTAGACGAAGCGGTCAAAATCATGGCCCAAGTACAAGCCGACAAGCACTTAAACCAAGATGAAGCCGACAGCTTGGTCGCATTTCTGAAAACATTAACCGGCGAATACCAAGGCATATCCTTACGCCAACTCAGACAAACCGATTTAGAGTAG